A segment of the Thermus sp. LT1-2-5 genome:
GAACCTAGACCGCCTGGCCGAGGAAAGCGCCTTGGGCCTTCTCACCCCCGTGTATACGGGCCTCGCCCCGGGCTCAGGGCCCGGCCACCTGGCCCTCTTCGGCTACGACCCCTTCCGCTTCGTGGTGGGCCGGGGCGCCCTGAGCGCCTTGGGCCTGGGGGCGGACTTCCGGGAAGGGGATGTGGCCCTTCGGGGCAACTTCGCCACCTTGGACCAGGAAGGGAAGGTGGTGGACCGCCGGGCGGGAAGGCCGTCCACCGAGGAAAACCGAAGGGTCATCGCCAAGCTGCAGGAGGCCATCCCCCGGATAACGGACGTGGAGGTTCACTTCTACACGGAAAGCGAGCACCGCTTCTTGGTGATCCTCCGGGGAGAAGGCCTCTCCGATGGGGTGACGGACACCGACCCCCAGAAGGCGGGGCTTCCCCCCTTGGCAGCCAAGGCCCTGGACGAGGCCTCCGCCAAGACCGCCCAGATCGTCAACCTCCTCTCCGAGCGCATCCGTGAGGTGCTAAAGGACGAGCCCCGGCTCAATGGGGCCCTCTTCCGGGGCGCCTCCAAGAAACCCCGCTTCCCGAGCCTAAAGGAGGTCTTCGGCCTGAAGGCGGCCGCCATCGCCAGCTACCCCATGTACAAGGGCCTCGCCGCCTTGGTGGGCATGGAGGTCCTCCCCGTGGAGGGGGAGGGGGACGCCCACGAGGGGAAGCTCAAGGCCCTCAAGGAGCACTGGGAGCGGTACGAGTTCTTCTACCTCCACTTCAAGAAGACGGACGCCAAAGGGGAGGACGGGGACTTCTGGGGCAAGGTGGCGGAGATCGAGCGCTTTGACGCCCTTTTGCCGGAGCTCCTCGCCCTAAAGCCTGTGGTCCTGGCCCTCACCGGGGACCACTCCACCCCCGCCCTCTTAAAGGCCCACTCCTGGCACCCCGTGCCCCTCCTCCTCCACGGGCCTTACCTGCGGCGGGACGAGGCCAGGCGCTTCACGGAGGGAGAGGCGCTAAGAGGAAGCCTAGGGCACCTGCGTGGGGTGGAGCTCATGCCCCTCCTCCTGGCCCACGCCGGGCGGCTATTGAAGTACGGGGCCTAAGCGGTTAAAGGTACCCCGCCCGCCTGAGCTCCTCCTGGACCGCCTCCAGCACCAGCTCGTAGGCCCGGTCCAGGTCCACCCCCTTCAAGGTGGCCCCGGCGGCGGGCACGTGCCCCCCGCCTCCCAGCTTCAGGGCGATGTTCTGGGCGGAAACCCCGCCCCGGGAGCGGATGGACACCTTCACCCCCTCCTCCCGCTTGCGCAGGAAGACGGAAACCACGCTCCCCTCCACGTAGCGGATCAGACCCACGAAGTCGTCGGAGTCCTCCTCCTCCCGCTTGGCCTCCTCCGGCAGGTGGGCCGTGACCAAAAGCCCCCCGAAGTGGAAGGCCACGGTGGAGAGGACCTGGCCCATAAGGCGGAAGTAGGAGGGGGGGCGGAACTGCAGGCGGTCGGTGAGCTCGGCCAGCTTCACCCCGTAGCCCACCAACTCCGCCGCCACCTTGAGCACCTCGGGGGTGGTGTTGGCGAAGCGGAAGTTGCCGGTGTCCGTGAGGATGCCGGTGAGCACGGGGGTGGCGATCTCCGCCGTCCAGGCCACCCCCAGAAGGTCGATGAGGTCCTTGACCATCTGGGCCGTGGCCGCCTTGGAGGGGTCCACCACGGCAAGCTGGCCGAAGCGGGGGTTGGTGCCGTGGTGGTCGATGTTGATGACGAACCCCTCCACCGGCACCCCCACCACCCTCGAGGGGTCGGCGCTGTCCAAGGCCACCAAGGTGGCCCCGGGGGGAAGCTGGTCCACGGGGTCGGAGTACTCCTCCTCCTTGGGGAGGAAGCGGAGGAAGCGGGGGGGCTCGGCCACCCAGCGGGCGTCCTTGCCCAAGGCCTTGAGGGCCCTATAGAGCCCCAAGGAGCTCCCGATGGCGTCCCCATCGGGGTCCACGTGGGTGGCGATGTAGATGGGGCCCTCCACCGCCTTCAGGACCTCGGCCACGAGCCGCATCTTTTCCCAGTACTTGGGGTCAGGGGCGTTCCCGTCCACGAAGCCCATCCTACAGGTTCCACCCCCCCGCCACCTCGAGGACCTGCCCCGTGAGGTAGGGCTCCCGCACGAAGAAGAGCACCGCCCGGGCCACCTCCTCCAGGAGGGCGAGCCGCCCCATGGGGATCTCCTGAAGGGGCTTGGAAACGGAGTTCTCCGCCACCCCGGGGGCCACCACGTTGGCGGTGATCCCCGCCGAGGCAAAGCGCTTAGCGATGGCCTTGGTGTAAAGGACCACCCCCATCTTGGCGATGGCGTAGGGGGTGATGTGGGGCCGGGCGATGGGGTGGGTGGCCCCGGCGTAGCCCAGGTTGACGATGCGCCCATACCCCTGGGCCACCATAAGGGGGAGAACCTTCTGGGTGAGGAGGAAGGTGGCGGTGAGGTTGGTGTCCATAATCCAGCGCCACTCCTCCAAGGAAACCTCCTCTATGGGCTTGTAGAGGTAATCCCCCACGTTGTTCACCAGGACCCCCACCCCCCCCAGGTGGTAGCGCACCTCCTCCACGAGGCCCGCCACCTCCTCCTCCCGGGTGAGGTCGGCCCGCACCGTGATGGCCTTCACCCCCAAGGCCTCCGCCTCGGCCCGGGTGGCCTCGGCCAGGCCCTGGGAGGTGCGGTAGTGCACGGCCACGTGGAACCCCTCCTTGGCCAAGGCCAAGAGGATGGCCCGGCCAATGCCTTTTGCGCTTCCCGTGACCAAGGCGACCCTCATCCCAGATACCTCTCCAGAAGCGCCCGGGTAAAGGTGTTCAAGGGATACCGCAACCCCTCCTGCGGCGCTACCCAGGCCCAATCCAAAATCTCTGCGTTGGGCCTCACCTCCCCCTCGGCCTGGGCAATGTAGTTGAAGAGGAGCATGTGGGTGGGCCGGTAAAACTCCGGGCTGAATATGGCCTCCTGCACCAAAACCAAGCGGGCTGCACTCAGGCGAAGCCCCACTTCCTCCCGGAACTCCCGATTGAGGGCCTCCTCCAGGCTCTCCCCCCATTCCACCTTGCCCCCCGGTACCCCCCAAAGGCCCCGCCACTTGGCGGTGCGCACCAGGAGCACCTTACCCCCCTGCTCCACTAGGGCCCCCACCGTGGGGATGGGATACTGCGGGCGATCCTCCATACGTACCCAAGGCCAAGATACAGGGCCTGGAGGAGGACGAAGGTGAGGTAGGCCGCAGGCTGGTGGAAGAGGAGGAACACCCCGAGGAAGAAGAGCTGGGTGCTAAGCCCCAGGTTCACCACCCCCGCCAAGGCCCCCTCGTCCCAAAAGCGCAAGGGGTCCAGGCCCAAGCGCCTCTGTAGGGAAAGCTCCAAGGCCCGGATGGCGCGGTCCTGGGGGAGGAAGAGGCGGGCGTAAAGGCCCCGAAGGAGGCGGAGAAGGGGGGTTTCGGGGTCCGGGGGTTCCTCGGGAAGGGGAAGCCCCCGCGCCTCCCGGTAAAGCCTTTCCAGGTTGAAGTCAAAGGACTGGACCAGGGTGAAGACGACAAAGGCGAGGAACGCCTTCTCCCCCTCCCCCGTGCGCAGGGCCAGGGCCAGGAAGAGGGCGAGGTTGCCCAGGAGGTCCATCTCCGTGTCCAAATAGCGGCCCAAGGCGCTCACCTCCCCCCGAAGCCGGGCAAGCTGCCCGTCGGCGTTGTCCAGCACGGTCTTGAGCTGGAGGAGGCAGGCTGCCCAAAGGTCCTCGCCCCGGTAAAGGAGCCCGGCGGCGAGGAGGACCAGGCCCGTGTGGAGGAGGACCAGGTGGGGAGGGCGCACCGGGGTGGGAAGGAGGAGGCGCACCAGGAGGTGGGCCAGGGGGCGGAAGAGGAGAACGTTGAGGAACTCCTGCACTGGCCTAGCCTTGGCCCCCGGCACCATGGCTAGTCCTTCAGGTGGGCCAAGACCCAGGCCACCACCTCGTCCAGGGTCATGCCGCTGGTGTCCAGGACGAGGGCATCGGGGGCGGGGGCGCTTTGGGCCCGGTCCTTCTCGTCCCGCGCCAAGAGGTCCCGCAACACCGCCTCATAGGTCTCGGGCCGCTCCTGGGCCCGCCGCCTGGCCCGCACCTCGGGGCTTGCCGTGAGGTAGAACTTGTGGGGGGCCTCGGGAAACACCGCGGTGCCCATGTCCCGGCCCTCGGCCACGAAGGGCGGGGGCACCTCCTTGAGCCGCTCGTTCACCCAGGCCCGCACCCCCGGGTGGCGGGCCACCTCCGAGACCACCCGGTCCACCTCGAGGGTGTGAAGGAAGGGCGTGAGGTCCTCCCCATCCGCCAGAACCCGGTTTTCCCGCCCCGGCACCAGGCGCACCCGGTGCGCCTGGAGAAGCCGAAGAAGCCCGGCCTCGTCCTTAGGGTCCACCCCGGCCCTCAGGGCCAGGAAGGCCGCCGCCCGGTAGAGGAGGCCGCTGGAAAGGTAGGGCACCCCCAGGGCCTCCGCCACCCGCCTCGCCACGGAGCTTTTCCCCGAGGCGGAAGGCCCATCGAGGGTCACGATGCCCCGCATAGCCCAAGGAGGTCCCGGAAAAAGCCCGGGTAGGAGATCTCCGCCCACTCCGGCTCCCAAACCCTAACCCCCACGGGGAGGCCCGCCACGGCGAAGGCCATGGCGATGCGGTGGTCGTGGAAGGGCTCCACCTCCCCGCCGCGCACCCCACCGCCTTGGATCCTAAGCCAGTCCGGGCCCTCCTCCACCTCCACCCCCAAGGCCCTCAGGTTGTGAGCGATGGCCCGCACCCGGTCCGACTCTTTTACCCGGAGCTCGGAAAGGTTGGGGATGAAGGTCTCCCCTTCCGCCCAGGCGGCGGCGGCGGCCAGGATGGGCACCTCGTCCACCATGAGGGGGATGAGGGCGGGGTCCACGGAAACCCCCTTTAAGGGGCTATACCGGGCCCGGATGTAGCCCACGGGCTCCCCCGCCTCCCCCTCCAGGACCCGCCACTCCAGATCCGCCCCCATGTCCGAAAGGACCCGCAAAAGCCCGGTGCGGGTGGGGTTCAAGCCCACCCCCTCCACCACCACCTCCGAGCCAGGGGTGATGAGGGCCGCCACCAGGAAAAAGGCGGCGGAGGAAAAGTCCCCCGGCACCACCAGGTCCCGGGCGGGGAAAGGGTCCGTCCGGCGGGTCCGGACCCGGTTCCCCTCCACCCAAAGGGGCAGGCCAAAGTGGCGGAAAAGCCTTTCCGTGTGGTCCCGGGTGGGCAGGGGCTCCTCCACCTCCGTAACGCCCTCGGCAAAGAGGCCGGCGAGGAGGAGGGCGCTCTTCACCTGGGCGCTGGGCACGGGAAGGGTGTAGGGGATGCCCTGCAAGGGCGCCCCCCGCACCGCCAAGGGAGCCTTCTTTCCCCCTTCCCGCCCCTCCACCTTGGCCCCCATGGCCCGTAAGGGCTCCACCACCCGCCCCATGGGGCGGCGGCGCAGGGAGGCGTCCCCGGTCAGGACGGCGAAAAGCCCCTCCTGCCCGGCCAGGATCCCCAGGACAAGGCGCATGAGCGTCCCGGCGTTGCCGCAGTCCAAGACGTCCTCGGGCTCCTTCAGGCGCAGGCCCCGGCCCCGCACCCGGAAGTGGGGGCCTTCCTCGGCAATCTCCGCCCCCAAGGCCTCGAGGACCCGGGCGGTGGAGAGGGTGTCCCCGGCCTTGAGGGGGTAAAGGAGCCTTCCCTCTCCCTCCGCTAGGGCGAGAAGCATGAGGCCGCGATGGGTCACGGACTTGTCCCCGGGCACCCTTAAGGCCCCCCGCAAGGGGCCCGAGGGCCTGAGGTCCAGGTGGGCGCGGTCCATGCCCCCTAGTGTTGGGCGGGAAGGGGCGTTCGGTCAAGGGTGAGGCTTGGAAGATGGGAACGGGTTTCCTAGAATGGGGGGCAAGCATGGCCCTTTCCTGGCAAAGCCCGGTGTACTTGGAGCGGGGCCGCCTTTTGGACCGCTTGCCCGAGGAGGTGGGCTTTGTCCTCCACCTGCAGGCGCCGGCGGGCTTCGGCAAGAGCGTGTTGGCCGGGCAACTGGCGGCAAGGCTGGGGATGCGCACCCTGTGGGGAAGCGCCCTCTTGGGGGAGCCCCGAGTGCTTTTGGCCCGGGGCCTGGGCCTGCCCGAAGGCGCCCCCTGGGGGGCGGTCCTCGAGGCCCTCCGGCAGGCGCCCACCCTGGTGGTGCTGGAGGACCTCACGGGGGAGGAGAACCTCTCCCCCCTCCTCCGCACCCTGCCCTGCCTCCTGGTCCTGGCCAGCCGCAAACCCCTACCCTACCCCGAGCTTCCCAAGCTCCTGGCCGAGGGGAGGCTGGTGCGCTTGGGGCCCGAGGACCTCGCCTTTACCCCCGAGGAGGCCCAAGCCCTTTTCGGGGGCCGGGAGGGGTGGGAGGAGGCCCACCGGGCCACGGGAGGGTGGCCCCTACCCCTTTTCCTCGCCGCCCTCACGGGGCGGCCCCCGGAGGCGGAGGCCCTTCTGCAGGGCCTAAGGGAAAGCCTGAGCGAGGCCGAGTTCAGAGAAGGGCTTCTCCTCGCCGCCCTTCCCGTCCTCCCCCAGGCCCACGCCACCCCCGCCACGGAAAGCCTCTTCCAAAAAGGCCTGTTGCGCCTCACCCCCGAGGGCTTCCGCCTTCACGACCTCATGCGGGAGATGGCCCTAAGAAGCCTCCTCCCCGAGGTGCAGAAAGCGGTGCGGGAGGCGGGAACCCGGCTTCCCCCGGAGCTCCTTGCGGAGGCCTGCGCCGCC
Coding sequences within it:
- a CDS encoding 2,3-bisphosphoglycerate-independent phosphoglycerate mutase, producing MELFPIFQELHQPGGKILLVVLDGVGGLPLEPGGPTELEAAKTPNLDRLAEESALGLLTPVYTGLAPGSGPGHLALFGYDPFRFVVGRGALSALGLGADFREGDVALRGNFATLDQEGKVVDRRAGRPSTEENRRVIAKLQEAIPRITDVEVHFYTESEHRFLVILRGEGLSDGVTDTDPQKAGLPPLAAKALDEASAKTAQIVNLLSERIREVLKDEPRLNGALFRGASKKPRFPSLKEVFGLKAAAIASYPMYKGLAALVGMEVLPVEGEGDAHEGKLKALKEHWERYEFFYLHFKKTDAKGEDGDFWGKVAEIERFDALLPELLALKPVVLALTGDHSTPALLKAHSWHPVPLLLHGPYLRRDEARRFTEGEALRGSLGHLRGVELMPLLLAHAGRLLKYGA
- a CDS encoding bifunctional oligoribonuclease/PAP phosphatase NrnA; amino-acid sequence: MDGNAPDPKYWEKMRLVAEVLKAVEGPIYIATHVDPDGDAIGSSLGLYRALKALGKDARWVAEPPRFLRFLPKEEEYSDPVDQLPPGATLVALDSADPSRVVGVPVEGFVINIDHHGTNPRFGQLAVVDPSKAATAQMVKDLIDLLGVAWTAEIATPVLTGILTDTGNFRFANTTPEVLKVAAELVGYGVKLAELTDRLQFRPPSYFRLMGQVLSTVAFHFGGLLVTAHLPEEAKREEEDSDDFVGLIRYVEGSVVSVFLRKREEGVKVSIRSRGGVSAQNIALKLGGGGHVPAAGATLKGVDLDRAYELVLEAVQEELRRAGYL
- the tmpR gene encoding bifunctional dihydropteridine reductase/dihydrofolate reductase TmpR encodes the protein MRVALVTGSAKGIGRAILLALAKEGFHVAVHYRTSQGLAEATRAEAEALGVKAITVRADLTREEEVAGLVEEVRYHLGGVGVLVNNVGDYLYKPIEEVSLEEWRWIMDTNLTATFLLTQKVLPLMVAQGYGRIVNLGYAGATHPIARPHITPYAIAKMGVVLYTKAIAKRFASAGITANVVAPGVAENSVSKPLQEIPMGRLALLEEVARAVLFFVREPYLTGQVLEVAGGWNL
- a CDS encoding NUDIX domain-containing protein, translating into MEDRPQYPIPTVGALVEQGGKVLLVRTAKWRGLWGVPGGKVEWGESLEEALNREFREEVGLRLSAARLVLVQEAIFSPEFYRPTHMLLFNYIAQAEGEVRPNAEILDWAWVAPQEGLRYPLNTFTRALLERYLG
- a CDS encoding CDP-alcohol phosphatidyltransferase family protein; the encoded protein is MVPGAKARPVQEFLNVLLFRPLAHLLVRLLLPTPVRPPHLVLLHTGLVLLAAGLLYRGEDLWAACLLQLKTVLDNADGQLARLRGEVSALGRYLDTEMDLLGNLALFLALALRTGEGEKAFLAFVVFTLVQSFDFNLERLYREARGLPLPEEPPDPETPLLRLLRGLYARLFLPQDRAIRALELSLQRRLGLDPLRFWDEGALAGVVNLGLSTQLFFLGVFLLFHQPAAYLTFVLLQALYLGLGYVWRIARSIPSPRWGP
- the cmk gene encoding (d)CMP kinase, with protein sequence MRGIVTLDGPSASGKSSVARRVAEALGVPYLSSGLLYRAAAFLALRAGVDPKDEAGLLRLLQAHRVRLVPGRENRVLADGEDLTPFLHTLEVDRVVSEVARHPGVRAWVNERLKEVPPPFVAEGRDMGTAVFPEAPHKFYLTASPEVRARRRAQERPETYEAVLRDLLARDEKDRAQSAPAPDALVLDTSGMTLDEVVAWVLAHLKD
- the aroA gene encoding 3-phosphoshikimate 1-carboxyvinyltransferase, with amino-acid sequence MDRAHLDLRPSGPLRGALRVPGDKSVTHRGLMLLALAEGEGRLLYPLKAGDTLSTARVLEALGAEIAEEGPHFRVRGRGLRLKEPEDVLDCGNAGTLMRLVLGILAGQEGLFAVLTGDASLRRRPMGRVVEPLRAMGAKVEGREGGKKAPLAVRGAPLQGIPYTLPVPSAQVKSALLLAGLFAEGVTEVEEPLPTRDHTERLFRHFGLPLWVEGNRVRTRRTDPFPARDLVVPGDFSSAAFFLVAALITPGSEVVVEGVGLNPTRTGLLRVLSDMGADLEWRVLEGEAGEPVGYIRARYSPLKGVSVDPALIPLMVDEVPILAAAAAWAEGETFIPNLSELRVKESDRVRAIAHNLRALGVEVEEGPDWLRIQGGGVRGGEVEPFHDHRIAMAFAVAGLPVGVRVWEPEWAEISYPGFFRDLLGLCGAS